The following coding sequences are from one Onychomys torridus chromosome 16, mOncTor1.1, whole genome shotgun sequence window:
- the LOC118596668 gene encoding olfactory receptor 8S1-like, whose translation MAWRNHSAITEFLLTGLSDDPLIEALLFVLFLGIYLLTMTGNLTMLLVIVADSHLHTPMYFFLSNLSFLDLCFSSVTVPKLLKDLLSEKKTISVEGCLAQVFFVFITAGTEAFLLSMMAYDRYAAICHPLLYGQIMSNELCLKLVLLSWGLASLSSVVIVLLAVNLDFCEAYIIQHYMCELPSLFPLSCSDISIHVDILICSILLHGLGTFLPVFLSYARIVSTILSMKSTTGRSKAFNTCSSHLVAVVLFFGSGLVRYLVPTSGSALDLLSSLQYSAVTPMLNPLIYSMKNKEVKAAVRRTLGKCLHCLE comes from the coding sequence ATGGCCTGGAGGAACCACAGCGCCATCACAGAGTTCCTTCTCACGGGGCTCTCTGACGACCCCCTGATCGAGGCTCTGCTTTTCGTGCTTTTCCTGGGGATTTACCTCCTCACCATGACGGGGAACCTGACGATGCTGCTGGTGATCGTGGCTGACTCCCACCTCCACACGCCCATGTACTTCTTCTTAAGCAACCTGTCCTTCCTGGACCTCTGCTTCTCGTCGGTCACGGTACCGAAGCTGCTGAAGGACCTCCTGTCTGAGAAGAAGACCATCTCAGTCGAGGGCTGCCTGGCTCAGGTCTTCTTCGTGTTCATCACTGCGGGGACAGAAGCCTTTCTTCTCTCAATGATGGCCTACGACCGCTATGCAGCCATCTGCCACCCGCTGCTCTACGGCCAGATAATGAGCAATGAACTCTGCCTGAAGCTGGTTCTGctctcctggggcctggcctctCTCAGCTCGGTGGTCATTGTGCTCTTGGCTGTGAACCTGGACTTCTGTGAGGCCTACATCATACAGCACTATATGTGTGAGctgccctctctctttcctctgtcttgCTCTGATATCTCCATCCACGTTGACATCTTGATCTGCTCCATCTTGCTGCACGGGCTGGGAACCTTCCTCCCGGTCTTCCTCTCTTATGCACGCATCGTCTCCACCATCCTGAGCATGAAATCCACCACAGGCCGGAGCAAGGCATTTAACACTTGCTCTTCCCACCTTGTGGCCGTGGTCCTGTTTTTTGGGTCAGGTTTGGTGCGTTATCTCGTGCCCACCTCCGGGTCCGCCCTGGATTTGCTCTCCTCCTTGCAGTACAGTGCAGTGACCCCCATGCTGAATCCCCTCATCTACAGCATGAAAAACAAGGAGGTGAAGGCAGCTGTGAGAAGGACCTTGGGGAAATGCCTGCATTGCCTGGAGTGA